DNA from Leptospira bandrabouensis:
AATCGCGAGGGTTTAAAAATTGAAAATTTTCCGGACAAATTACATGGCTATAATTTTTGCCATCGGCATGTCTAGCTTCGTGTAACAACACTAAGACACGATCCAATCGATTCAAACTGAAGAACGCGCGACCAAGTAATACTTCACCATCTTGGTACATAGCTATGTAATCTCCGGTAGAACCGTAAGAATATTTGTTAATTCGAGATTGGATCCAACGAGAAACTTTTTTCCCGGAAAAACTAAATTTAAAAATGGATTCAAATTGGGAGAGACGGTTGTAAGTAGACTTGTCGATTTTGATTCGTTTGGGTTCTAGGGATTCCAAGTAGGAAAACGATTCTTTTAAAACTTTGGATTGTTTTACGTTTAACTTAGATTCATCGGAGTACAGTTCTACTCCTGAAAAACAATAAAAAACAAAAATAACAAAACTTGTTTTAAACGAATAAAGTTCAAAAAGTGGCTTGGAGTCCACCATAGTAAAACCTGGGACGAATAGGATTGTAAGTAAGCTCGTATTGGTCCAGGACGTTGTCTACTCCTAAAAACAGAGACATTCTTCCTTCGAAGAATTTTTTCTCCATCCGTACATTCAGTAGGGTGAAAGGTTTCCCATAGACAACTTTGTTATTTTCTTCTATACTCTTCGTTTGTTGGTCGATTAGAGCCGTACTGGATCCAGCTGTGAAGTCGTTGGTAGTACTATAAAACGGCCGTTTGTCTAAACGTTTGGCACGAAGTGCAAATTCCCAACCGCCAGGTGCATTCACAAAAAAGTTCATTGTTCCTTGATGCAGGGCCCTTCCTTCTAAGGGCCTATCGGTCGTTAGGTCTCTTGTATCAGTTTGGTTGTAACCTAATTCCAGGGCAAAGTATTTAAGAAAACGAACACGGGATCCTGCTTCTACCCCTCTTGTATAGGCACGTTGAACGTTTTTTAATTGGAAGTTTGCAAATTCACTAGTCCTTGTTCCAAAACTATATTGGATGAGATCAGTAATGTCATTTCGGAAAACACTCAGGGAAAGTGTCCAAAATTTAAAAGGGGTATATTCGATGTCTGCGTTAACAGTGGTTGACTTTTCAGGTCTTAGTTTATCGTTTCCATCAACAACATAACCAACTCCAGGATTTTCAAACCGTAAATACAACTCTCGAAAGGAAGGTGGCCGAAAACCTTTTCCGTAACTGGCACGAAAAACAAGTTCACTTGTGATATCTACTTTTGTTGCGATTTTGGGAGTGGTTTGACCGCCAAACTGTGAATCCACGTCATGACGAACTCCGGGAACAAGTCGCCAAACAAATCCTTGGCGCCAAATAATCCATTCATCTTGAATGAAAGCTGCCCTTCTTGTTCGATAGGCATTTCTTCTTTGTAAACGATCTGATTGTAATTCTTCGGAGTAGGATTCTACGCCTGCAGTAACCATGTGGTCTTTATTGATTTCGTGATCAATTTGGGCGACACCTTGCGAGGAAAATTCATTTGTGAATTCTTTTACATCCAACTCATTAGAATTTCGTTGGTCCAATTTATAATGATTTTCCCAACGTGAAAAATTTCCTCGTAAGGAAACCATATTACGTTTTCCGTATGTATATTCTAATGCACCTAAACCGAGAAAGTCGTTTGTTAGATTTGTTCTATCAAAAACTCCGCCATTGGATCTTGAATCGATTCCAGCTTGGTTTCGATTTAAATAATTAATTCCTGTTTTTACTTTAAATTGACCATCAGGATTGAAAGTCATGTTTCCACCTACGTTGGCATCTTGGAATGCATTTCCCGTAGTAGCAGGTGTCCTTGGATCTAAATCATAGGCAGCAGATTGGTTGAACCCACCATAAAAATTGGAAGCAACAAAATCATTTTTAAAACCTACATCGGCGATCATATTCTTTTCGCCTTGGCTTCCGAAATTGGTTTGCCTTCCATTTCCATAGGAAGTTCGGAACTGGTAATGTTCTGGTTTTTCAGCTTGTTTGGTGATGATATTAATCACACCACCAATTGCATCGGCTCCATATAATGAAGACGAACTTCCTTTAACAATTTCGATTCGTTCAATGTTCTGAACTTTAAATCGTGTTAGATCAATGGTATTGTTGAGTCGTCCTGCAACCCGTTGTCCATCCACAAGAAATAAAACGTATTTGGAATCCAAACCCAACATTTGCACTTGAGATCCACCAAAAAAGGGGGTAACATTAATTCCTAGTTGAGTATCGAGCACCTCACCTAGGTTACGTGCGCCTGTTTGTTCAATTCGTTTCCGAGAAATGACTTCTGTCGCAACGGCAGAATCTTTGAGTCGTCGTTCCCCACGAGACCCTGTTACGACAATTCCATTTTTGTTATCTAAATCTTTAAAACGGTCCACTTCCTCTGTTGGATTCTCTTCTTTATTCCCTTCTTGGGGAGCGGTTGTGATCGGAGTTTGTGTTTCTTCGTTTTGAGGATTAGGATTGGTTGTATTCGTGTCTGTAGTTACAGGAGTAGTCGGAACACTTGGTGTTTTCTCAACCGTTTTTGTATTCTTTCCATTTTCACGAGGTTTGGATTGAGAATGAACTTCCCCTATAAACAATAAAAAAAGGCAAAGGATTGGCAAAAGGAAGGGATTAAATAAATACATTAGGGAAGTTTTTTCCATCGGATGGTCGGATAACCTGAAGTTCCCGCATCACTATAATAGTTTTCAATATGGACGGCATAAATAGAAGAACCTGTTCCCGAACGAATTAGATAAATATCTGGCTTCGGTGTTAAATTTCCGATCGTATAGTTATACCATTCGGTCACTAGTGGGTTTCCAACATACACGGCACCAGCACCACCGATTCCTTGAGTGGTAGAAGAACTATCCAAAGTAAAGGAATTACATCCTTGGCTAGCCGCAGAAGTAGAACTTGCCACAGAAAAATCGGTAGTATTACTTTTGCAGGCTCCACCCAAACCAGAACGATTGGTTTCCCCTGAATTGGTGGCCACCTTATACCGGTTAAATGCAATGTCCCAGGTTAACTTATCTTTGTCAGAAAAAGGAATTTGTTTATTTCCTTCAAAATAGAAATAAATATAAAAATCTAAATTACTAGCGTTGATGCGAGTGAGGTAACTCCCGTCCGCTTGTAAACGGGAGAAAACAATTTTATCCAAAGCATTGGGATTCCCTGCATTGATTGCATTGACAATCAACTGATTCACTAAAATTTCTTGGTCCGTCAGGGCTTTTTCCTGACGGGCGCAAAAAAAGAATCCGATGGCAATCAGGCAAATGAAAATCCTTCGCATACTTTATGAATATTATAAAGAATCAGCTATGGAATAGCTAATCTGTGCGGATTGGCCTTTGCTAGGAAGGGCATAAAAGAGAATATAAACGCCAGATGGGTTGTTAGGAGCAGTAATGGAAATCGTTCCAGTTCCATCTAGTTTGTAAGCATCAGGAAAAGCAGCATTGTCATCGACAAGAGTTCCTGCACTATAAGTGATTCCCGTTTTGATAACTTTTGTAGAATCGAGGGGGCAAGATCCCGAACCATACACAATTACTTCGGATTTTCCAGTTAAAGTAAATTTTACAACACCGGTACCAGCATATTTTAATACGGCAGTTGGGTGGCCTACAACAGGAACACTACTAGTTTTAGTAATGGTTCCAGAACCAAGTCCAGAAGTTGTGGTCCAAGTATTGAGAGTTTTACCGTTTGCTGCAATGGAACAGTCCCCAGCCATATTGAATAGAGAGCCAATTGTCACTAAAGTAAGAAGGTCTTTGTCGTTATTTTCTTTTTTTTCACACTGAAGAGAAAGTCCGGCGATCAAACTCAAAAGGATTAATAATTTTGTCTTATTTTGAAGGGATTTCATAGAACCTCGGTCATTTTTATCCAGGCTTAAAGACTGGTAATGAGAATCAAATTCATTTTATTAAATGGCTGAATTTTTTAAATTCACTGGCAGAACTAGGACAGATCTGGTTTGCATCGGGAAAAATTGGGATATCTTCGCATCTTTCTTTTCTAATTTATCTCTCGATTCCTTACAAACGTAAGATTCAAAAAATCAATTGTAAGGAAAAGTATTTTTCGTCTACTATGCCAAGGTCATGTCTCTCAAACAAATCACCATATACATAGAAGAGTTTGATCATGATTTTTATAACCGTATACTTCGCGACATAACGAATATAGAATCTTGTAATGTTCATAGTTTTCATTCCATCTTGGACATCAAACCTGGGTCCATCAAGGAATCGGCTGTCTTTCTATTTTGGAATGATCCTAAAGTTTTAGAGAAACAAAAGTTTATCTTTGAAGAGTTTCCTGAATCACCTTACATATTACTTTCGATTGAACCTTTAACTCCAAACGAGTTGGCAAGAGCGGCCCATCCTACCTTTTTGCACCTAGCAGAAAAAACCTATTCTCTTGGAATTCTAGATTTAGTACTAAATTTTTCTGAACGATTGATTGAAGATATGAATCGATCGATCGCTTATGATAAAATCAGAGAAAAGGTAATCGTCCTTCAAAATGTTTTCGAAGAATCCTTGGATGTCCTCATGCAGATTGATCCAAATACCAAACAGATCATCAATGCGAATAAACAAGCAGTGGTTGTTTTGGAATATCCGTTAGAGGAAATTGTTGGTAAAGAATTTTCATTTTTTATGCCACCTGTGGAAGTCGATGAAGATGAAGAATTCCAAGGCAATCTTATTGAAAGCACAGCTTTGCGAACTAAATCCGGACATTTGATTCCTACGGAATCCTCTTTTCGATTGTTTCCAGTAAATGGAAAAATGGCAATTTGGGCAACCTTTCGCGACATTACAGAAAGGAAACGATCGCAAGAACAGGTAAAAAATCAAAAAGCATTTTATGAGTTTATCTTAGATAACCTAGACTCAGATATCGCAGTGTTAAATTCGAATTTTCAATACGAATATACAAACCCAGTCTTTTTGTCGAATAAAGAGATTCGAAAATGGTTATATAAAAAAACCGATTTAGAGTTGGCTGAAAAATTGGATCTTCCTTCCGATTTTCATGAAAAACGCAAAAAATACTTAGAGATTGCAGCCAAGGAAAATCAAATCGTAGAATTTGAAGAACTCATCCAAGACAGTAACGATAAAGTAACTTATTTATTAAGAAAGTACATTCCTATTGATGATACAGAAACCGATCAGAAAAGGTTCATTAGTTTCGGTGTAGACATTACGGAAAGAAAACTATCTGAAGAAAGAATTACTTACTTAGCTTATTATGATGCACTTACTGGTCTTTCGAATCGAACCTTGTTTATTGATCATGCAAATCAGGCATTAAAGAATCACAAATCAACGGAAACCTTACTTGCATTTTACTTCTTTGATATTGATAACTTTAAATTTATCAATGATAGTTTGGGTCATACCAAAGGAGATATCCTTTTGCAAATGGTTGGGGCAAGACTCAAACGTGTGATGACGGAAGTGGATACTGTCGCACGATTTGGTGGTGATGAGTTTGCTATTTTAAAAGTGGATGTAGCAAACAAAAGTGCAGCCGCAGAGTTTGCACAAAAAATTCTCGATATCCTGAGCCAACCGTTTCATATCATGGGTCGTGATTTATTTACAACAATCAGTATGGGAATTGCTCTTTCTCCTAACGATGGAGTTTCTTCCTCTGAACTTTTAAAAAATGCTGATATGGCCATGTACAAGGCAAAAGAACTAGGTAGAAATAATTATAAATTTTATACCAACGAACTGATCCTTCGTTCTGAAAAAAGATTATACATTGAAAATTCTCTTCGGAAAGCCATTCAAAATGAAGAGTTATTATTATTTTTCCAACCAAAAATTTCAACTCTCACAAATCATGTCTGTGGTGCTGAGGCACTCATTCGTTGGAAACATCCTGAAAGGGGATGGGTTCCTCCTATTGAATTTATCCCAGTTGCAGAAGACTCAGGAATCATCGAAAGAATTGGTGATTGGGTTTTAGAAGAGGCTTGCCGACTCAAAAAAGAATGGAAGGAACTAAATCTTCACACTTTTCCTGTAAGTATAAATGTGAGTGGCAAGCAACTAGCTCGTGCTAACTGGTCACACCGTGTACAATCTACCATTCTCCAATACAATATTGATCCTGTAGAAATTGAACTGGAATTAACTGAAAGTTCCATTATGGAAAATCCAGAAAAGAGTATAGAGGCATTCGAATATTTATCTGGGCTTGGAATCAAAGTATCCATCGATGATTTTGGAACTGGATATAGTTCCTTAAGTTATCTTAAAAAAATCAATGCAGATGTTCTCAAAATTGATAGATCCTTTGTGGTTGATTTGGAATTGAACGAAGATGATCGCGCCATTTGTAAGGCCATTATCAATATGGCACATTCCTTAGGTATGGAAGTAATAGCGGAAGGAGTGGAAAATTCGGCGCAAAGAGATTTACTTCACGATTTAGGCTGCCACATGATCCAAGGATACCTTTATAGCAAACCACTACCTGCTGATGAATTTGTTGCTTTTGTTAGAAATTTTAACGAATCTACTAAAACAAAATAGCCGAATTTAATAATGATGATACGGTTTTTGTCTTTATTGATTCTTATTTTATCTTTTGTACGTGCTGTTCCTGCCGAGTCCCGTGAGGTCAAAAAAAAACCTTCCCCTAAGGTTTCTTCTTCCAACTACTTCGTGAAAAAAGAGGAAAAAAATTTTTCATTACTCATGGAAGCAAGACGATTCGGAAGAGGCGAAGTCATTTTCCTTCGATTAACTCCCAAAGATAAAAAGTGGATCAATGAGTCTTATAAAGTAAGTTGGCTTGGAAAAGATGTAATCCTAACAAAATGGGAAAAGAGTATGGTTGCTTTTTTACCTATCTCTCCCGATACTCCGGCGGGTGCTATGACTCTTGAGATTGTGTCTAAAATCTTTTTTGTCAAACGGGGGCAAAAACAATACCAAATCATTTTAGAACCAACAAAATTCCAAGTAATCAAGAAAAACCAACAGATCAAGGTAGATGATAAATTCGTAACCAAAGAACTACCCAAAGAAACATTGGATTTTATTCAAGAATGTAAAACTGCAAAAGAAGCCGCTTTTTCCAAACAAAGCCGTTTACAATTTACAGGTAATTTCAAAAATCCTTTGGATAAAATTTTTATTACCAGTAAATTCTATGTTAGGCGAGACTATAATAACAAACAAGGTCGGCCACATGGTGGTGTGGACTTTCGAGGAAAAACAGGAACCTCAGTTTACGCGATTCAAGATGGTGTAGTAGTTCTTGCTCGCAAAGCTTACTATGAAGGGAATTTTACGATCATTGATCATGGTAATAAGATATTTTCATTTTATATGCACCAAGATCAAATCAAAGTTAAAGTCGGTGATATTGTTAAACAAGGTCAAGAAATTGGAACCGTTGGTACAACTGGAATGTCAACAGGTCCTCACCTTCATTTAGGAGCTAAGGTCAATGATACTTTAGTAGATCCGCTTTCTTTAATTGCTCTGCAATCGATTTCCGAATCGAATTGAGGATAAAAATTCACGAATACCTTGTTCGTGGATTTCACCTTTTTCCAAATTTTCTGTTATATGTAAAAGAAGTTTATCGTGATTTGGCGTATCAACAAGGATAAATCCTGTTTTCGCATAACGGGGACGTAGTAGGTCATAAAAAGTCCAAAACTTAGAAGTGAGAATAAAAGGTTCCAATTCTTTTTGTTGGATTTCTTGGATATCCTCAATATCACCTTTGCTTACCTGAATTTTTAAAAATTCCGAAAATTCTGCCACTGCTTGGTTTTCTTGGAAACCAAGGTAATCAGGAAAATAGAAGATCCTAACAAATGGATAACGTTCGGCATCGTGATCACTGAAGGCAAGTAGACCCGCAATTTGCCCTGCTCCCGTTTTATTTTCCATAGTTAAGTTTTCAGGTTTGAAAAAATAAAATCCTTCGGGAAGGGTAAATCCAAACTGCAATTCTTCATTCCAATATTGGTTGTTGTTTGTAACAGCCCAATCATTTAGATCTTTTTCTTCAATTTGGTATTTGTTTTTAAAAAGGAGATAAGCTGATAAAACTTCTGCACCTTGTAATGCTTTAAAGGCAATCAGTGCGTTACTTGCGATGAGACAGGCTGCCAAAAGAAGGCGCGCATATTCGGCAAGGTGTAAAACTCGAATGAGAAAAGCAATGGCCACCAGTATAAACAAAAATACAGTTCCGGCCTCAAAAACCAAAACTTCAGCAAGCCAAAGTGCAAAGATAAAAAGGATTACAACACCTAGTTCAATGAATGGATGGAAGGTTTCTGTCCAATACAGTTGGATAATATACAAACTAACATAAGTAAGGAACAATCCAACTACTAGAGAAACAATGCAGAGGGCAAAAATATAATGCCAAGGTAAGTGGGATTCGTGGTAAATAAAAAAAGGAATGGCAATGATGGAGTAGAGTATAAGTAAATTTCTTGTGGTTTTTGGAGCCAAGAATTTGGCAAAGAAACCACTTGCATGATTTTTGATTTTAGTTAGTATTTGCAACATGTCGGCGATTACAGACTTCTTTCAAAAAATCCAAAACCAAATTATAGAAATCCAAACTACCATCAACCAGATCAAAACTAGTTGGGAGAATTTTCAAAAGTTTTGGGATTTATTTTTTACTTTAGTCCCTTGGGAAGTTCTCCTTTTACTTATCTTTTCTGTCATCCTCCTTTCCATTTTCAATTCAGTTTCTCCCAAAACTCCCAAGGCAAACCTTACTGTTTCAGTTTTGTTACTTTCTGCACTTTGGATCTATTTTTGGGGATTGTTTTCCCAAGAAATTTCTTATGGAAAGGTAATCTTTGCTTCCCTCTACATTCTTTTTCCCCTACATGCCATTGGCCTCGGGCAATGGGTTTATGGATGGGGAAAACAAATCTATTGGAAAAAAAGAAGAATTGCGCCCGTATTGTGGGATTCTGCCCTGCACCAACTTTCTTTGGACTACCACCAATTGGTAGGCAAAGCCCATTTGTATCATGACAAAATCCAAGAGAATCGTGGCAGTTTGTTAGAAGAATTGGACCGATTGGACCAGTCCATAAAAGGAATCAGATCTTTGCTTTTGCAAGAGAAACCAATACCAAACAAAAATTCAGAAGAAAGCTAAGGTTTTCTCAGTTATCAATAGGGCGAACATCATATTGACTAAATTGGTAGATACATGCGAACTAGTGTGTACCGGTGAATCCTAAAGTTAAAAGAAATAGAAAAAATAAAAAACTTAGGTTTGTTCCGTTAATTACCAACGATAAAATCGTAATGAGATAGAAGGAAAAATTCTTTTTCCTTCTGAAAGTAAGAGTCAATAAAGTCCAACCCAATCTGAAAAGAGAAAGTAATGCTAAAAAAACAATTTCGTACAAGAGAGAAAGATTTACTTTTTTAGTGAAATAAAAAGCCAAACTCACTAAGCAAAGTAGAGAGAGTAATAAATCAAGAAATAGGGCTTTCATATTTAGTTTACAAATCTCTCAAGAGTTAGCTGATACATTTTGATCCGACATGACCAAAGGTAAAAAACCTTACCTACCTATCACTTTCGGAAAAAATCCCAATGCACTTTGCACATCATTATCATGCGCAGGAATGATTTGCAGAGTTGGATTGTTTTGGATTAGATCGTGGACTCTTGCGATCTCTTCGCCAAGACTTTCTGTATCAAAATCCACAATCCATCTAGCCCCTCTTGGTTTGTGTTTTTTTTCTAAAAAGCCTTCCCGTCGCCAAACTATATCTCCGGTAAGAAAGAAAACCTCTCCATTGTCGGTATGTAAGAATAAACCTACAGACCCTTCGCTATGTCCTTTCATTGGAACAAAAACAACCGTTCCATCCCCATACAAATCCAAACTCTTCGCATAAGATGCATAAGGTGTATTGGAAAACTTTAAGTGACTCCAATGGACGGAATCTCCATCAAATTGAGAAGGAATGTAACCTAATTCAATTTTAGGATCATTTAGTTCCTCAGGTAAACTGTGGATTTTTGCCCAAGGAAAATCTTTTAAACCACTTGCATGGTCCCAATGAAGATGAGAAAAATATACATCCTGAATCGACTTGGGAGTGATTCCATTGGATTCCAATTGTTCGTAGGCAGTTTGGAAAGGTTTGTAATCCATTAAAAGTTTTAAATACAAAGGAAAAATTTGAAACTGTTCTTTGACTTTGCTCCCGAGTCCTGTATCAAATAAAAAATTCCCCTTAGGATGTTGGATATAAAAGGCGGAATGTGCCACTGTCACTGTTTTGAAGACAGACCCACCTTCTTTAACAAAACCTTCCAAGGTTTTTGCTTCTCCTGTTTTTAAAATCGAAAAAACCAAATTTGATTTTCCCTGCGGTTTAGGGATGGAAGAAGAATTTGTTTTCTTGTCCGCGATGTAGGTAGGAATCTTTTCTTTGGGATAACCAAGGAAGTATAGAAAAAAAATAATTACAGATGTTAGGCTAATGATTAAAAGAATTTTTGATTTGGATGGGAGTTTCATTTTTAAAATTTCCTATATAAATTTAGTTTTGTTTGAAAAGTAATTCTGCAGTTTTTGCAGCCACACGCAGCGGTTCCGGTGATTTTTGTAGTTTTGCCAGTAACAAAGCACCTTCCCATAAAGAGAGTAGGGAAAGTGAAAGATTTTTTGCGTTACGTGCTGTGTATCCCTTTCCTACGAGGTAGGTTTCAAAAGTTTTTAACCAAATGGAATATACTTCTTTGCATGTATCTGAAACTGCAGGAACTGAGCCTGAAGTTTCCATTGCTGTTGTGGCTATGGGGCATCCTTTTTTATAATCACTGGAAATAATTCGTTCTTCCAAAACATGGAACACCTGTTTGATGGCCTGAGTTGGAGATTCCGCTTCTGCGAGTACCGATTGGAAAAATAAATTCAATTGGTTTCCAGAATGGAGGAGAGCAAGGTTTGTGAGTTCGTCTTTTCCGCCAGGAAAGTGAAAATAGAGAGAACCTTTGGGTGTCCCGGTTTCCTTTCCAAGTTCAATAATACCTGTGGCTTCATACCCGGATTCCTCCAAAAGACCAGCCATAACCTCGATCATTTTCTGTTTGGTTTCGATTCCTTTTTTTCCCACAAAGCCAGTCTATTGCAAGATAATAGACCGGTCAACATAAAAAATAGGGGTTCCTTTTCCCCTTCCAAATGTGGAAGATCCAAATCAGGATTTTGATGTTATGGGAAAGAGCAGGCAAGGAAAAGATAATGACCTGTTTGCCAAACGCAGTTTTTCCTTTTCGATTTCTCTCATTTCCCTCTAGAATAAATCTCATTGTTTTTTTCAGAGTCCGCCGATAAACTAAGTAGTACGGATTTCGGGACGAAGTATGATCAATAAGAAGCCATCGCTTACAGGAAGACAAAAGGCCGCCATCTTTTTGGTTGCGGTTGGAAACGAAGTGGCCTCCGAAATCTTCAAACACCTCCGGGAAGACGAGATCGAACAAATCACGTTTGAAATTGCTCGTTTAGATAAAATCACTCCAGAAGACAAAGAAAAGGTGCTCGTTGAGTTCAATGAACTCATGATGGCCCAAGAGTTTATCACCAATGGTGGTATCGACTTTGCCCGTGGATTACTCGAAAAAGCTCTCGGAAATCAGAAAGCCATCGATATCATCAACCGGCTTACTTCGTCTTTACAAGTAAGGCCCTTTGACTTTATCCGAAGGACTGACCCGGCCCACCTCCTTAACTTTATCCAGGGGGAACACCCTCAGACCATCGCACTCATTCTTTCCTATTTGGATCCGCAAAAAGCATCCAATATCTTATCGAACTTACCACACCAAATCCAAGCGGAAGTGGCCAAACGGATTGCAACGATGGACCGGGTATCACCGGACGTACTCCGTGAGGTAGAACGGGTGTTAGAGCGTAAACTCTCTACTCTTGCATCTGAGGATTATACCTCGGCAGGGGGTATTGACTCTGTAGTGGAAATTCTAAACCTTGTAGACCGGGGAACAGAAAAAACCATCATCGAGGCCTTGGAAGAGGAAGATCCGGAACTTGCAGAAGAGATCAAAAAACGGATGTTCGTATTCGAAGATATCGTTTTACTCGACGACCGTGCGATCCAAAAGGTAATGCGTGAAGTAGATAACACGGATTTGGCGAAAGCACTTAAGTCTGTGGACTCGGAAGTACAAGATAAAATCTTTAAAAACATGTCCAAACGTGCTGCCAACTTACTCAGGGAAGATATGGATTTTATGGGTCCTGTTCGATTGAAAGACGTGGAAGACGCTCAGCAAAAAATTGTAAACATCATCCGTAAACTGGAAGAAGCGGGCGAGATCGTTGTGGCTCGTGCGGGAGAAGACGAACTTGTGGTATAACACCCACAAGTTATTTTCTACTTTTTCTTAATCGAAATTTAAAACTAATTTTAATTATCTTTATTTCGTTTACTGAATTTTCCCCATTTTGGTGGAAATTCAATCAGGGCATCTTTCGGAGAAATTTCCCCACGTTCTAATTTTTGGTTTAGTGTGATGAGTTTATGTAAGTTTCCCATCGAAAAAGAAAATTCTGTAATATCAAAATCATCCAATCTTACTTTTGCATTACTGCAAAATAGTTTTAATTCGGAAAGTATCAAAGTGACTCTGGCGTTGGCATATCGCGCTACGATCTCTTCAAATTCTTCCTCATTAAAAAATTCTTTTTCTAAGTCGTAATCGAATTCTTGTCGGATGAGATCAATGAGTGACAATCCGAGTTCTTTGGAGACTAAAACCACATAATCAAACTTGGAGCGGATCCAATCTTCGGATTCCAGAAGTTCTACGGCAGACCTTGGAATGTTCAGTTTTTCGGATAATTCGATTCTAG
Protein-coding regions in this window:
- the fliG gene encoding flagellar motor switch protein FliG translates to MINKKPSLTGRQKAAIFLVAVGNEVASEIFKHLREDEIEQITFEIARLDKITPEDKEKVLVEFNELMMAQEFITNGGIDFARGLLEKALGNQKAIDIINRLTSSLQVRPFDFIRRTDPAHLLNFIQGEHPQTIALILSYLDPQKASNILSNLPHQIQAEVAKRIATMDRVSPDVLREVERVLERKLSTLASEDYTSAGGIDSVVEILNLVDRGTEKTIIEALEEEDPELAEEIKKRMFVFEDIVLLDDRAIQKVMREVDNTDLAKALKSVDSEVQDKIFKNMSKRAANLLREDMDFMGPVRLKDVEDAQQKIVNIIRKLEEAGEIVVARAGEDELVV
- a CDS encoding helix-turn-helix domain-containing protein; this translates as MEKVNHFRNYRERRKLTRIELSEKLNIPRSAVELLESEDWIRSKFDYVVLVSKELGLSLIDLIRQEFDYDLEKEFFNEEEFEEIVARYANARVTLILSELKLFCSNAKVRLDDFDITEFSFSMGNLHKLITLNQKLERGEISPKDALIEFPPKWGKFSKRNKDN